In Truepera sp., the sequence GACGGAGGAGCGGTTGTTGGAGGCGCTTCCCGACGAGGCGTCCGAGCTGGCCGCCGTCTACGGCGTGGACGGTTACCTGGGGGGCGTGACGGGGGTCGAGTTCCAGCGCGTCTTGCTGACGGAACCGAACGTCAACTACAACGGCTTCACTTCGGGTTATGACGGTCCGGGGTCGAAGACGGTACTGCCGGCCACGGCGAGCGCCAAGCTCGACTTGCGGCTCGTGCCGCGCCAGGACCCGGCGAAGGTGATGGCCGCATTGCGGGCACACCTCGACAAGCTGGGCTTCGCGGACGTTCGGATGATCGAGCTCGAGACCAGCGAGTTCGCAGCGCGTTCCGATGCGGACCACCCCTTCGTGCGGGCCACCATCGACGCCCTGCGCGAGACCTACGGTGTGGAGCCGGTCGTCTACCCGAACAGCGCGGGCTCCGGGCCCATGCACCCGTTCCTGGAGCACGTGGGGTTGCCCGTGGTCGGGCTGGGCTGCAGCCACCCCGGTTCACGCGCGCACAGTCCCAACGAGAACGTTCGTATTAGCGACTTCGCCTCGAGCGTTACGGCGACCAAACGCTTGTTCGAGCTGTTCGGCGGCCTGCCTGACTGAAGCCTTAGGCGGCCGTCGGCTCCGAGGTCAGGCTCAGACCACCTGCCGCTTGAGCCTCTCGCGGTACGACTTGCGGAACTTGGCCACCTTGGGGGCGATCACGGCCGTGCAGTACGGCTGCCTGGGGTTGTTGGCGAAGTAGTCGTCGTGATAGGCCTCGGCCGGGTAGAAGGCGCCGAGCGGCGCCAGCTCGGTGACCAGCGGGGCATCGTAGATCCCCTGCTCGCTCACCTCGCGCATCACGGCCTCGGCCGCTTCTCGTTGCTGCTCGTCCTGATAGAAGATCGCGGAGCGGTACTGGTGGCCGACGTCGTTGCCCTGCCTGTCCTTGGTGGTGGGGTCATGGGTGGTGAAGAAGACGCGCAGGAGGTCGGCGTAGGACAAGACGCTGGGGTCGAACTCGACCCTCACGACTTCCGCGTGCCCCGTCCTGCCCGTGCACACCTGTTCGTAGCTCGGGTCGGGTACGTGCCCGCCCGAGTAGCCCGATTGCACGCCGGTGACGCCTTCCAGCTCGTCGAAGACGGCTTCCAGACACCAGAAGCAGCCACCTGCCAAGACCGCTGTGGAGAGGTTCTCGCTCATGGTCCAACTGTAGTCCTTACGCGGCATCATGCCCAGTCGCGCAGGAACTCCACGAACAGCCGCACGCCGTAGCCCGTGGCGCCGTGCGTTAGGTAGGGCCGGCCCTTGGGCGACTCGACCAGCTCCATGCCCGCCATGTCGATGTGCGCCCAGGGGTAATCGGTGAACGCCTGGAGGAACGCGGCTGCAGTGCCCACGCCGCCCCGCGCGCCGCCCGAGTTCTTCAGGTCGGCGACCTTCGACTCGATCGCCTCGCGGTACTCCTCGAACAGCGGCATGGGCCAGACGCGCTCGAAGGTGGCGTCCGCGGCCGTCTCGATGCGCGCCCTGAGGGTCGGCTCGTTGCTGAAGAGGGAGGACGCCACGCCCGCGCCCAGCGCCGTGACGCTCGAGCCGGTGAGTGTGGCGATGTCGATGACTGCCGCGGGCTTCAGCTCCTGGGCGTACGCGAGGGCGTCGGCCAGCGCCAAGCGGCCCTCGGCGTCGGTGGACAGGACCTCTATGGACAGGCCGTTGCTTGCTACCAGCACGTCGGACGGCCTGAAGGCGGCGCCGTCCGGCATGTTCTCCACACAGGGGCACAAGCCGATCACGCGCACGGGGAGGTCCAATTCGGCGACGGCCTGCATGGTGCCGAGCACGGCGGCGGCGCCCGACATGTCCGCCTTCATGGGAATCATGCCGTCGCGGGACTTGAGCGACAGTCCGCCCGAGTCGAACGTGACGCCCTTGCCGACGAGCACGACCAGGGAAAGGTCGATACGGTCCACGTTGTGCCCTAGCTCGATGAATCGCGGCTCCTGTGCAGTGCCCTTGGCGACCGCGAGGAAGGCGCCCATGTGGCGCTCCTGCGCCCAGGCGCGGTCACCCACCTCGACCTTCAGGCCGGTGCGTTCGGCCAACGTCAGGGCCGTCCGCGCCAGGTAGTCGGGGGTGGCGTAGACCGGCGGGAGGTTGGCAAGGTCGCGGGCCAGTGCCACCCCGCGCGCCACGGCGTGCGCCGCCAGGACGCCTTCCAACACCTGCGCGTGGTGCGCCTCGCCCAGCTCCACCAAGGTGATCAGCTCGAGTTCGTTCCCAGGCTCGCGGCCGGCCCGGCGCCAACCACCGAAGCTGTAGGTGGCGAGCAGTGCGCCCTCTAGAGTGGCCTGAGCGGCCGTGCTGGGGTCCAGGCCACCGATGCCCGCGCCGTGAGTGATGGTCGCCAACGTACGCGCCCCGAGGTCACGGGCGCGCACGGCGGCCGCCGCGGAGGCGCGGCGTACCGCCTCGGGGCCGAAGCTGTCGCGCTCTCCCAGCCCGACGACGAGCACGCGGCGCGCCTTCACGCCGCCGGTCGGGTAGAGGACGGCCACCTCGCCCAGCTTGCCCGTGAGGTCGCCTCCTTCGATCAGCGCGCTGATCGCGCCCCCCAGTGCCGCGTCGACGGCGCCCGTGGCGCCGCCAGGTGTGGAGACGCCGGCGAAGAGGTTGACGACGATGGCGTCGGCCGAGAAGTCTTGGATGGCGCCCTTCACGACCTCGCTGCTTGCCAGCCCGGGCAGGCCCAGACGGGGTGCTTGTTGGTTGTGTGGCATGTTCCCTCCCGCGTGGCGCTAGGGCGCGCCGGTGGCTGCCATGGTACCTCCGGCACTCGCGCCCCGGCCCGGCAGCCGGGCGCCAACGTCTCGGCTCTTGCCCCAGGCGTATCGTGGTGGTCATGACTCTCGCGCCCGGCGACGTCTTCCCAGCAGGTGGCGGGGACCAGCCCGTCCAAGTCGTCGATGTTCGCGCACCTATCGAGGTAGAGCGGGGCGCCCTGCCCGGGGCCCTGTCGTTGCCGCTCCTCACCAACGAGGAGCGGCACCTGGTGGGCGTGCGCTACAAGGAGGCCGGCCAGCGCTCCGCCGTGGAGCTCGGATACCACCTGCTCGAACACACGCTTCCGGGGCGGGTCGAGGCGTGGAGGCGCGCGGTGGCGGACGCCGCCGGCCGCACGGCGGTCGCCTGCTGGCGGGGCGGGTTGAGGAGCCGGCTGGTGGTCGAGTTCGTCGACGACGAGCGCGCGGTGCGCGTGGAGGGTGGTTACAAGGCGCTGCGAGCGCACCTCATGGGGGCCATGCCGCAGGCTCTCGCCGCCAAGGACCTCGTCGTCCTCACGGGCCTGACGGGCGCCGGCAAGACGCGCCTGTTACGCCGCCTCGCGGCCTCGGAGGCCGACCTGCAAGCCGACCTGCAAGTCGTCGACCTGGAAGGGTTGGCGCGGCACCGGGGCAGCGCTTTCGGGCACGTCACCGAGCCGCAGCCCGCCCAGCAGACGTTCGAGAACGCGTTGGCTGCGCAGCTCGTCCTGAGCGCCTCGGCGCGCGTCGTGCTCGAGGACGAATCGCGGTTCGTGGGTAAGCGCACGATTCCCGAGTCCCTCTACGGCGCCATGACCAGGGCGCCTCTCGTGGTGCTCGACGCCGACCTGCCCATGCGCTCGCGCGCCATCTACTGTGAATACGTGGCGGGTCCCACCGCAGCCCACGGCCGAGAGGCCGTTGCGGCGGACCTGATCGCCTCGACCAAGCACCTCGGTCGGCGCCTCGGTGCCTCTACTTACGAGGCGGTCTCCACGCGCGTGGCGGAACTGGCCCGGAGTGAGGCGGCGTGGGCCGACGAAAGCGCGCACGAGGGGTGGATCGGGACCCTGCTGCGCGAGCATTACGACCCGCTCTACCGCCGCGCGCTGGCGAAGCTGGACCGGCCGGTGGTGTTCGCCGGCGACGAGGAGGCCGTGGCCGCATGGTTGACGAATCCGACGAGGACGTGGCCGCATGGTTGACGACGCCGAGGTGAACGGTCTTCCGGGGCCGGTGCGCCTGACCAGTACGGTGAAGAAGGGCGGCTGCGCGGCGAAGATCGCCGCCGGCGCGCTGGCGGAGCTGGTGCGAGGTCTCCCGTCTTCCTCCCATCCCGACCTGATGGTCGGCACGGAGCACCTGGACGACGCCGCCGTGTGGCGCCTCGGCCCGGACCTGGCGCTCATCCAGACGCTCGACTTCTTCACCCCGATCCTCGACGATGCGCGAGACTTCGGCGCCGTGGCGGCGGCCAACGCGCTCTCCGACGTCTTCGCCATGGGCGGCAGCCCCATCACCGCCCTAACCATCCTGGCCTATCCCTTCGGGATCCTCCCTGACGAGGTCCTCGGCGAACTGATGGCGGGCGCCGCCGAGGTGGTGGCCGCCGCGGGAGCGGTGCTGGTCGGCGGACACTCCATAGAGGACGACACCTTGAAACTCGGTTTCAGCGTGGCCGGCCTGGCACGCCCAGAGCACATCTGGACCAACGCGGGGGCGCTGCCCGGGGACGTCTTGTTGTTGACCAAGGCCCTGGGCACGGGCACCTTGTCTGCCGCCCTCAAGGCGGGCGAAGTCGCTGCGTCCGACATCAGCGAGGCCGTGGCCTCGATGCGCCTGGTGAACCGCCACGAGTTGCCCGACGACCTGCATGAGGCTGTGCATGCGGCCACCGACGTGACGGGCTTCGGGCTCCTGGGCCACGCCATGCACGTCGCGAACGCCTCGGGAGTCGGCCTGCGGTTGTTTCCGGAGCGCGTGCCGCTCCTTGCGGGTGCCCGCGAGGCCTTGGCGGCCGG encodes:
- the msrA gene encoding peptide-methionine (S)-S-oxide reductase MsrA → MSENLSTAVLAGGCFWCLEAVFDELEGVTGVQSGYSGGHVPDPSYEQVCTGRTGHAEVVRVEFDPSVLSYADLLRVFFTTHDPTTKDRQGNDVGHQYRSAIFYQDEQQREAAEAVMREVSEQGIYDAPLVTELAPLGAFYPAEAYHDDYFANNPRQPYCTAVIAPKVAKFRKSYRERLKRQVV
- a CDS encoding leucyl aminopeptidase; translation: MPHNQQAPRLGLPGLASSEVVKGAIQDFSADAIVVNLFAGVSTPGGATGAVDAALGGAISALIEGGDLTGKLGEVAVLYPTGGVKARRVLVVGLGERDSFGPEAVRRASAAAAVRARDLGARTLATITHGAGIGGLDPSTAAQATLEGALLATYSFGGWRRAGREPGNELELITLVELGEAHHAQVLEGVLAAHAVARGVALARDLANLPPVYATPDYLARTALTLAERTGLKVEVGDRAWAQERHMGAFLAVAKGTAQEPRFIELGHNVDRIDLSLVVLVGKGVTFDSGGLSLKSRDGMIPMKADMSGAAAVLGTMQAVAELDLPVRVIGLCPCVENMPDGAAFRPSDVLVASNGLSIEVLSTDAEGRLALADALAYAQELKPAAVIDIATLTGSSVTALGAGVASSLFSNEPTLRARIETAADATFERVWPMPLFEEYREAIESKVADLKNSGGARGGVGTAAAFLQAFTDYPWAHIDMAGMELVESPKGRPYLTHGATGYGVRLFVEFLRDWA
- the mnmH gene encoding tRNA 2-selenouridine(34) synthase MnmH codes for the protein MTLAPGDVFPAGGGDQPVQVVDVRAPIEVERGALPGALSLPLLTNEERHLVGVRYKEAGQRSAVELGYHLLEHTLPGRVEAWRRAVADAAGRTAVACWRGGLRSRLVVEFVDDERAVRVEGGYKALRAHLMGAMPQALAAKDLVVLTGLTGAGKTRLLRRLAASEADLQADLQVVDLEGLARHRGSAFGHVTEPQPAQQTFENALAAQLVLSASARVVLEDESRFVGKRTIPESLYGAMTRAPLVVLDADLPMRSRAIYCEYVAGPTAAHGREAVAADLIASTKHLGRRLGASTYEAVSTRVAELARSEAAWADESAHEGWIGTLLREHYDPLYRRALAKLDRPVVFAGDEEAVAAWLTNPTRTWPHG
- the selD gene encoding selenide, water dikinase SelD — encoded protein: MVDDAEVNGLPGPVRLTSTVKKGGCAAKIAAGALAELVRGLPSSSHPDLMVGTEHLDDAAVWRLGPDLALIQTLDFFTPILDDARDFGAVAAANALSDVFAMGGSPITALTILAYPFGILPDEVLGELMAGAAEVVAAAGAVLVGGHSIEDDTLKLGFSVAGLARPEHIWTNAGALPGDVLLLTKALGTGTLSAALKAGEVAASDISEAVASMRLVNRHELPDDLHEAVHAATDVTGFGLLGHAMHVANASGVGLRLFPERVPLLAGAREALAAGSLTKAHKTNERYVADRVSGLEGLDPITLLTLVDPQTSGGLLLAVAPERADSVEAHLVARFPRTTRVGRVEETNALPPLRLD